In one Pungitius pungitius chromosome 13, fPunPun2.1, whole genome shotgun sequence genomic region, the following are encoded:
- the LOC119213740 gene encoding cystatin-F isoform X2, whose translation MLAAGSHRGGFVPGSPVNISREDRGLRRVVLASAQFFNNQSNDAFLFKPSAILKAQRQIVKGIRYLVDLEISRTVCRKRDNNNNLSSCDLQPAGRLQQTFQCHTEVWVIPWQNATRTQVFHCRA comes from the exons ATGCTGGCGGCGGGCAGCCATCGGGGGGGCTTCGTACCCGGTTCCCCGGTCAACATCAGCAGGGAGGACCGCGGCCTTCGGCGCGTCGTCCTGGCCAGCGCCCAGTTCTTCAACAACCAATCAAATGACGCCTTCCTCTTCAAACCCTCGGCCATCCTCAAGGCACAGCGGCAG ATCGTCAAGGGGATTCGGTACCTGGTAGATCTGGAGATCTCCAGAACCGTCTGCCGTAAacgagacaacaacaacaatctgtccAGCTGTGACCTTCAGCCTGCAGGTCGGCTGCAGCAG ACGTTCCAGTGCCACACAGAGGTCTGGGTGATCCCCTGGCAGAACGCGACCAGAACCCAGGTGTTCCACTGCAGAGCCTGA
- the LOC119213740 gene encoding cystatin-F isoform X1: MMGLKTLLLIALLAVLERMLAAGSHRGGFVPGSPVNISREDRGLRRVVLASAQFFNNQSNDAFLFKPSAILKAQRQIVKGIRYLVDLEISRTVCRKRDNNNNLSSCDLQPAGRLQQTFQCHTEVWVIPWQNATRTQVFHCRA; this comes from the exons ATGATGGGACTGAAGACGCTGCTGCTCATCGCCCTGCTCGCCGTTCTGG AGCGGATGCTGGCGGCGGGCAGCCATCGGGGGGGCTTCGTACCCGGTTCCCCGGTCAACATCAGCAGGGAGGACCGCGGCCTTCGGCGCGTCGTCCTGGCCAGCGCCCAGTTCTTCAACAACCAATCAAATGACGCCTTCCTCTTCAAACCCTCGGCCATCCTCAAGGCACAGCGGCAG ATCGTCAAGGGGATTCGGTACCTGGTAGATCTGGAGATCTCCAGAACCGTCTGCCGTAAacgagacaacaacaacaatctgtccAGCTGTGACCTTCAGCCTGCAGGTCGGCTGCAGCAG ACGTTCCAGTGCCACACAGAGGTCTGGGTGATCCCCTGGCAGAACGCGACCAGAACCCAGGTGTTCCACTGCAGAGCCTGA